A window of Chryseobacterium aquaeductus genomic DNA:
AATAATTCACAGGAATCTGCATTTCCAACGCCACCGGATTCTGATATTTTGATTTAAATGAATATTCCGTCTTTTTTGAAGTTCTGGTAAACTGATAATCCCAATCCGGAAGTTTTAGCTCGGCAGAATTCCAATCTTTAGGGAAACCGGGTTTGATGTTGATTTTATTTTCCAATAAATTCGGATAAACTCCGAAAAGTCCTTCCGTCAAAGTTCGTGAAGCCACACCAATCGGATCTGCAAAATCTCTGTACAATTCACCACGAAATGCGTCGTAATGAGAAAGCTGTTCAAAATTCCCGGGACTGATGCCGTAATACATTGATTCAACTAGGTTACCTTTCCAAAGTTGGTAAGCATCTTCATTTCTTCCGGCTTGCCAATACGCCAACGCAGTCTGTAAATTTTCCGCCAATGCGACATTGTTAATCGACCAATCATAAGGTTGCCAGTTGGTGGTTGATAACGTGTAATAATCTTTATTTTGTGCACCTTTTATCGTCACCGGAATTTTAGGTGTATGATTATTAATGTATTGTAAGTTTTGATAATCCTCAAATTCATTCAAAATAAACGCATCGGAAACGTGGTAAATCGACCAAATTCCCGGTTTGTCGTGAACGATTTGATTGCCCAAAGCATCCTTGTATTCAGCAAAATAACCTTTTTCTTTGATCCAAAGCTGGTTTTTCATTGCTTTTAAAATCGCATCAGCTTCCTGTTCGTAAGGCTGAGGACTTTCGCCAATAATTTTCGCCAGTTTCGCCATTTCACGGTTGGCTCTGTAATTATATGCCGAGGTATGCGTCACTTTTCCGCCAGAATATTGCAACGCATCGCTTGCCCAAATCGCAGCGTACGCATCGTACAAATCACCACGTTTGAAATTTCGCTTTTCCCAATCCATATGACGGACTATCGTGGGCCACATTTTTTTTAGGAATTTCTTGTCGCCCGTATAGTTGAAATGCGAAAACATCTGGTCAAAAAACACCAGATTCATATCGTAATGGTGCGGTTTTGTATTGTCATTCGGATTTCTTGAAATGTATCCGCTTGAGAAAACAGAAGTTCCCATTTTTTCCTCGTGTCGGGCAAGATGACGCATCGTGTCCATTTCTACAGGCGCAAAATCGGGTTTCAGAACCTGAGAATTTGCATAACTTTCAAAATGTTCTTTCGCTCTGTCGTGCCAGCTCAAAGCATCCGCTGTGTATGCGCCACGCCACGCATTCAGTCGCATTCTCCACGCAACTGCACCGTGAAGGAAGGTCGGACTTTCCCAAATTCCATCCGCGGCAACGGCTAAATTGGCTCCGAAATTATTGAGATCTGCATCCGGAGTTTTAAGCTGAATTCGGTTGGTTAATGTCAAACGGGATTTTTCCGCTTCATTAAAAATGTTTTTCAACGATTCATTCGAAAAATTCTTATCTAATTTTCCCTTCGCGACTTGAATGTAAACCGGATTTTTTTGAGAAGAATAGGAAGCATAAACAATCGGGGATTTGTCCGTTTTATTTTGAGTAAATTCAGCCAGTTTTTCTAAAGTTTGAGCGTCGGTTTGCTGTAACAAATTGACATTCGAAAAACTTCCGCTAACGGTTTGAGTTTCTTTTTTCTTATTTAAATAATTGAGTTGAAATTGATTTTTATTGATTTGAAACTGATTGTTCAGGCAATATTCAGGCAACAGATAAAATCCGGATTCCGGATCTGCACCGATGTCGCCGTTTCTGCTGAAAGTTGTTCCGCTCGCACCGCCATAAACTGCATAGATTTTTGTTGATGAGTCAACATTTACCGTTTCCATTTTTAAAACCAAACCTTCTTCTTTTGCTTGTGCTAAAACGGTCAGTTTTAAAGTTCCGGTTCCAAGAATCGGGTCTTTGATTTCATACAGCATCGAACCAGGACGATAACGGGTCTCAATTTTATTTGCCTGAATTAATTTCTTTATCGAATTTCCCTTCTGAATAACAAACTGAAGATTTCCGCCCATTCCCGAAAGATAGAGTGCGAATTCCGGCAAATCTCCGGCTTCGACACGAGACGCACGGTTGTCGCCGTACAAAGCTCGGTTGAACCTGTACTTTCCGTTGACCAATAAAAAATCACCTTTGTCTTCTTTGTAATGCAGTTCGCGCTCGTTATTCTGCCAGTGTTTCGACTGGGAAAATGAGTAGGAGAATGTCGATAAAACAATCAGTCCGGCGAAAATGGTTTTTCTTTGCATTATATTTTATAAATTATTATAGAGGCATTTTGGAACACAGAGCTCACAAAGTTTTTATCTTAATATTTTAATTTTTTTAGGTTCACAAAGCCGCTTCGCTTAAATAAGCATAAATTTTTACAAAAAATCTTATATAAGCGAAGCGGCTTTGTGGACTTTTAGGCAATATAAATTTAAAAACTTCGTGTCCTTTGTGTTCACTTATACAAAATCTGACTTACGGTTTTAACTCAGTTAATGGCTGTCCGTTAACGGTTACATTTTTCAATGTCACATTTTTTAAATAATCCACTTTATAAGGAATCTGAACGCCGGCCATTTTTGCATTAATCATTGTAAAATCCGTTACAGGAGAAGTTTCGTACGCATCCGAAAAAACTGCATATTTTCCGCCTTTGTCAACTGTCAAATTCTCAACCCAAATATTTCTGATGGTCGGAATATGATTTCCGGGTTTTTCATAATGCATATTGAAACGAACTGCTGCTTCTTTGTAAGCGCCCACTTTTGTGTTGTAGAAAAATACATTTTCGATGATTCCACCACGGCTAGAACTTGTTTTAATTCTTAAGGCTCTGTCAAGATTTTTGCTATCCATTACGTTTCCGATGGCATAAATATTTTTCGCTCCGCCTGCAATTTCACTTCCGATCACAACACCGCCGTGACCGTCTTTCATTTCGCAGTTTTCGATAATGTGGTTTTCGGCAGGTTTTCCGATGTCCCTTCCGTCTTCATCTCTTCCGGATTTGATGGCGATACAGTCGTCTCCCGTGTCAAAATATGAATCTTTAATCCAGACATTTTTACAGGCTTCAGGGTCGAAACCGTCGTTGTTTGGTCCGTGACTGATAACTTTTACTCTTTCAATTAAAACATTCTCACACAAAACAGGATTTAAGTTCCACATTGGAGAATTTTTAACTAAAACGTCTGCCATATAGAAGTTTTTAGACTTGTAAGGCTGAACGAAATTAGGTCTCAAATACCAACCGTCCCCGAAAATTCTTTCTCTTGCAGGTTTTCTCTGCGCCATATATTCGTGAAGTTTAGCACGGGCAGGATTTTGTCTTCCCGGACGGGTTTCATTATAGCCATATTTTGTTGCGCCGCACCAGAACCACCAGTTATCCAAATCTGCGTTTCCGTCTAAAGTTCCTTTTCCGGTAATGGCGATATTTTCTTCTTCGTAAGCGTAAATCAGGGACGAATAATTCATACATTCCATTCCTTCCCAACGCGTGAAAACGATAGGGTAGTCATTGCTGTCCTGACTAAAAAGAATCGTAGACCCGTCATTCAAATGAAGATTGACATTAGATTCCAGATAAATAGCACCTGTTAAGAAAATGCCATTTGGAACGACAACTCTTCCGCCACCTTCAGCACTGCATTTTTCGATGGCTTTTTTGAAAGCTTCCGTATTTTTTGTTTTTCCGTCACCCACAGCTCCGAAATCTGTCACCAGATAATCAACTTTTCGGAACTTTGGAGCTTTAATTTGTTTCTTTAAAGCTTTGATTTCTTTTAAAGGCTGTTTTGCGGAAGTCCAAGGTTTATATTGAGCCGATACGGAAATCGACATTAGCATTATAATAAAGATTAAAAAGTGTTTTTTCATAATGTAAAATAGATCTTTTGTTTGAATCAGAAATTTATTGTTACAGATTATTTCTTTAGTAATTGCAAGCTAAAGTAATTGAAACGATTAATTATCCTGCACTGTCGGTAAAATAAATGTGTTGAAATTTTTTTGTAATCGATTGCGCAATCTCAAAGATAATTTAATTATTAAGATCTAAGAACCAGTACCAAGTTTTTCACATAATAACTGCGATTTATTTTATTAAAATTAATAAGAATATAATTTCAGTAATTTATTGAATCATTCTTTCAGAAAGGGTTTCTAATAAGTATAAATCTTGATAATTGAATTTTTTAACTCAATTGATATACAGTCATCATTGTAAACTTGTATATTTGGTCGTCTGATTTTAAACTATTAATCTATGCCAAATAATGCTTCTTGTAAGCTGATATCTATGACCGCTTTCGTTATCGATTATTACTCCAACGAAGGATATGCAGATCTTCAAACATTAAATTTGATGGTAAATTATGCTCAGTTTCTGAAAAAAAATGTGTTTTTGGGGATGTTCATTCCTGTAAATTCTGAGGGTGAGATATTGAAAGTACCCAAAAATTATTCATCATGGAAATCACTTGCCCATAACAAAGAAGATGCGGATGAGAATAAGGAAAATGCAAGTTTCGAAGAATATAAAATTTACAAAAAAGCGGAAAATAACTGTTTATTTAAAGGTTTTGAAATTGCGTATAATGGTTACTCAGTGATCAGAATTATAGCGTCTTACGATCACTCGATCGAATTGTCTTTCAACAAAAATAATTTAAAATGCCAGACAATAAACGACGTCGAGGCACTTACCGTTTTTGAAGAAATCTATCTGAGTAAAGCAGCTTTAAAGGCTATAGGTATTAAAAAATAAAACTGTTTTTTAGTTAATACGATTTTTCGGGAAAACTTTTTATTTACAATTTAGAGTTTTACCAATTTCAAAAATATCAGAATTTTTATAATCTGTGTAAACGTGTGCGTGAAATTCATTTAATTTTTTCAAAATGTTCAAAAGCTCGTTTTTTTCATGATCGTTCAATGTTCCGGATAATATTTTAGACGTTTGATTGATATTATTTACAGATTCGTGGAACATTTCTTTGCCTCTCTCAGTTAAATTAAGTCTTTTACTTCTTTTATCTTCATCATCGTTTTTCTCTTCCAGAAGTCGAGCTTCCAGCAATCTTTTAATAATCTGAGTTCCCGTTTGTTTTTCGTGCCCGTTTTTCTCTATCAGCTGAATTTTCGTCAAGTACGGTTCATCTTTCAGTCGGTACAAATAAGTAAATTCTTCGTTCGCCAAATCCGGAAAATCGCTGAGACCTTTTCTAATGAGTAATTTAGAATATCTTCCCAAGAGAAGAACCTGTTTACAAATTTCATTCTCGGTGAAAGAAACTTGATGGTTTTCATTTTTGAAAAGCTTGGTCGGGCATTCTTCGGTATACTTTTTATCATTCAACCACATACGGAAATCTTCAACACTTGAGTTGGGTTTGTAGCAATGAGAGTTTTCAAATTCTTTCACTTGCATCAGCAGATCGATGATAAAGTCTGTTTGCATAATTTAATTTATGTTAAAGATAAATATTTAGTTTTTTGATCGACTAAAGTTTGGTATTACCCATTCCGCCGTCGATACCGATGATTTGTCCTGTCATCCAGGATGAGTTTTCAGACAACAAAAACTCCACCATTTTTGCCATTTCTTCCGGACTTCCGACTCTTTGCAGCGGATGTCTTTTCCCTGAAGCTTCACGTTTTTCGGGCGTTGAAAGAAGTTGAGAAGCCAGATTAGTATCCGTCAAAGAAGGCGCAATCGCATTCACTCTTATTTTTTGCGAAGATAATTCCGCAGCCAGACTTTTCGTAAGACCTTCTACAGCACTTTTGCTTGCAGAAATCGAAGCGTGGAAAGGCATTCCCAATTTCGCAGCTACCGAACTGAAAAGCACAATAGATGCACTTCCAGATTTTTTTAAATTAGGCAAAAGTTTCTGAATGATTTTTACAGCTCCTAAAACATTGATCTCAAAATCATTTTTAAAATCATCTTCCGAAAGTCTGTTAAATGGTTTCAAATTGATACTTCCGGGTGCATAAACCAAACCGTCAACAACTTCGGGAAATTGTATTTCATCAATATTTCCTGTAAGAATATCCATTTGATGAAAATCAATATCAAGTTCGTTGACTTCAGTATTTTCCGTTTTTGAAACGCCGATGACCTTATTATTTTTAGAAAGTAACTTTGCCGAAGCGAAGCCGATTCCCTGTCCGCAACCGATGATAACTATATTTTTCATTTTAAGATATTTATATTTACAATTAAATTTTGCTCCCTTAGGATCGGGAAAAACAAAATTTTACCGTTTTGAAATTTTATTATGGCTGATTGTCCGCTGTCTTGAGCATTTAAAGCGTTCAATGTCAGGATTTCTTTTCATCAAATGCTTCTGGCTGACTCCCGAATTCACTCTTTTTCTCCAAAGTCGAAAGCTGGAAGGTTTTAATTCCTTTCTCATCAGTTCAATGACTTCAGATTCAGTGATTTTAAATTGATATTCAATCGCTTCGAAAGGCGTTCTGTCTTCCCAAGCCATCTCGATAATTCTGTATTTTTGCTCAAAATTAAATTCCGTTTTCATTATTTCAAATCTTTAATGGTCTGTTTAGCAATTTTAAAATGTTCAGATTTTTTATCGTCGGTCATTTTATCTAAAGTTTTCAGCATCACTCCAAGCCTTGCATTAGATTTAAAAAACTGGCGGTTTTCATTCACAAAATTCCAGAAAAGAGCATCCCATTTTTCAGTCCATTCGCCATCCGCATAATCACTCATTTTTTTGATATAATTGCTTCCGCTGATGTAGGGTTTGGTACTCATTTTTCCGCCATCCGAAAAACTGCTCATTCCGTAGACATTAGGAACCATCACCCAATCGTACGAATCGATGAACATTTCCATAAACCATTGATAAACCTCGTCGGGATTAAGTTTCAGAAGATTCATAAAGTTGGCAAAAATCATTAATCTTTCGATATGATGCGCATATCCGGTTTCCAAAACTTTCAAAATCGTGCTGTCGATCGGTTTTATTTTTGTTTTCGCATCGTAAAATGATTTCGGAAGCGGATTTTTGTGTTTCCAGTAATTTTTATTTCTTTGCAAAGTTCCTTCGTAAACATAAATTCCTCTCACAAATTCTCTCCAGCCCAAGATCTGACGCACAAAACCTTCTAAAGAATTGATCGGAATATCAAAATCTTTTGCATATTCGATGGCTTCACGCAAAACCTTTTCTGCATTCAGAAGTCCGATATTGAGCAACGGAGAAAGTACGCTGTGGTGCAAAAAATGTTCTCGCTCCACAATGCTGTCTTCATATACTCCAAAATCGGCAAAACGCAGTTCCAGAAACTGATTAAACCAATTTTCTGCTTCTTCAAAAGTGACAGGATACAATTGGTAAGAACTTAGATTTCCATAATTTTCACCAAAATTTTTCTCCGTATATTTTCTTGCTTCTTTGTAGAATTTGCTATTTTCAGGATAGTGAATGGATGGTGCTTTTTTATTTTTAGGATATTTTTTTCTGTTTTCTGTGTCGAAAGTCCATTTGTCACCCATCGGTTTTCCGGCTTTCATCAGGATGTTTCTGGAGATTCTTTGCTGCTTGTAAAAATCGGTTTGGTGATAAGTTATTTTATCTTCAAAATATTCTTTCAGATCATTTTTGGTGTTGATGAAAAGTGGACTATCTAAAATCTCCAACTCCAGTTTTGTCTGTCTGATTCTTTTCTCCAGCCAATTGTCGCAGACATCGGTAATGAGAATTTTATCAAATTTTTCTTTCTCTAAATGTTTCATCAATTTTCTCACGTCAGAAAGTGGGGAAGTGCTCTCAATATATTCAACCGTGAATTTTTCTTTGGTTAAATATTCCTCATAAAACTTCATACTGGCTCTGTGAAAGGCAATCTTCTGTTTGTGAAATTTATATTGTCTGAAAAACAGAAATTCTTCCACCAAAAAAACCGGCTGACTTTTATCCAAATAATCCGTGTCTTTGAAAAGCTGGTGCGGAAATATCAATTGTGCTGTTGATTGCTTTACTGTAGCCATAGATTCCTGTATTTGTGATCTTCATCATACTGTTCTGCCTGTTTTTTGGCGTTGAAAGTTCTGCTTCTGGGATCGTTTCCTACACCTGCGAGATACATCCAATTTCCGTAATTGCTGTGAACATCGTAATCGATGAGCATTTCTTCACAATAAGCCGCACCAATTCTCCAGTCCTGTTTCAGGATTTTGCAAAAATAAGATGCCACATTTTGTCTTCCACGATTGCTCATCCAGCCGGTTTTCTTGATCTCTAGCATATTGGCATTGATGAAATCTGAGTTGGTTTCGCCATTCACCCAATTATTTACTAAATTTCGATCAGATTTAAAATCATAATCTTGATCTAAAATTCCATTTCTGAAGAAAATTTTATCCTTAAACTGCATTGAAGTATATTTAAAAAAATCACGCCAAAGCAGCTCAAAAAACATCCAATACGTAGAATCGTTGTTTCCAAATTCCGCTTCATATTTTTTAATTTCTTGGTAAATAGAGACCGCAGACAAACTTCCATTTGCCAGCCAAGCGGAAAATTTGCTGCTGTAATCTTCACCAACCAAACCATTTCTTGTCTCTTTATAAATACGGAGATTTTTAGTCTCAAAAAAATAAGAATTCAATCTTTTTAAACCCTTCGTTTCTCCACCCGAAAAAGGAAAGGCAGTATATTCATTCACCTCAAAATCATCAAATCCTAATGTATTTAAATGAATGTGGTCGCTTTTTAGTTTTAAGTCAAAAATAGATTTATCGTAAACCAGATTTTCTGTGTCAAAAACTTTTCTGATGCTCAGCTCTTTTTCAATTTTTTGTCTGAAAGTGGTAAACAACAAAGGAATTTTATCAAGTTTCCCTTTTATGAAATCAGCTTGCAGCAAAAGTTGCGAATAAGATTTTGACCATTTTGCATCTGGTAAAACAGCTTTGATCTGATGTTCTGAATCAAGTTCTTCCTTTGTCCATTCCCTCTGACAAAATATTTTTTGAATTTCAAAGTGCTCTGAAATCTGCTTAAAAAGATCCTGAGTTTTCCCAAACTTTTTCAGAAAAGGAATTTTCTTTTGACCTAAATTGATCTCAAGATCTAAAACCGTTTCCAATAGAAATTTAGCACGGAATTTTCC
This region includes:
- a CDS encoding DASH family cryptochrome; amino-acid sequence: MSEKQKINILWFTKDLRIRDNESLYKILQEDLPFLAVYIFDEDFYNEKQFGFRKIGKFRAKFLLETVLDLEINLGQKKIPFLKKFGKTQDLFKQISEHFEIQKIFCQREWTKEELDSEHQIKAVLPDAKWSKSYSQLLLQADFIKGKLDKIPLLFTTFRQKIEKELSIRKVFDTENLVYDKSIFDLKLKSDHIHLNTLGFDDFEVNEYTAFPFSGGETKGLKRLNSYFFETKNLRIYKETRNGLVGEDYSSKFSAWLANGSLSAVSIYQEIKKYEAEFGNNDSTYWMFFELLWRDFFKYTSMQFKDKIFFRNGILDQDYDFKSDRNLVNNWVNGETNSDFINANMLEIKKTGWMSNRGRQNVASYFCKILKQDWRIGAAYCEEMLIDYDVHSNYGNWMYLAGVGNDPRSRTFNAKKQAEQYDEDHKYRNLWLQ
- a CDS encoding DUF4450 domain-containing protein, with the protein product MQRKTIFAGLIVLSTFSYSFSQSKHWQNNERELHYKEDKGDFLLVNGKYRFNRALYGDNRASRVEAGDLPEFALYLSGMGGNLQFVIQKGNSIKKLIQANKIETRYRPGSMLYEIKDPILGTGTLKLTVLAQAKEEGLVLKMETVNVDSSTKIYAVYGGASGTTFSRNGDIGADPESGFYLLPEYCLNNQFQINKNQFQLNYLNKKKETQTVSGSFSNVNLLQQTDAQTLEKLAEFTQNKTDKSPIVYASYSSQKNPVYIQVAKGKLDKNFSNESLKNIFNEAEKSRLTLTNRIQLKTPDADLNNFGANLAVAADGIWESPTFLHGAVAWRMRLNAWRGAYTADALSWHDRAKEHFESYANSQVLKPDFAPVEMDTMRHLARHEEKMGTSVFSSGYISRNPNDNTKPHHYDMNLVFFDQMFSHFNYTGDKKFLKKMWPTIVRHMDWEKRNFKRGDLYDAYAAIWASDALQYSGGKVTHTSAYNYRANREMAKLAKIIGESPQPYEQEADAILKAMKNQLWIKEKGYFAEYKDALGNQIVHDKPGIWSIYHVSDAFILNEFEDYQNLQYINNHTPKIPVTIKGAQNKDYYTLSTTNWQPYDWSINNVALAENLQTALAYWQAGRNEDAYQLWKGNLVESMYYGISPGNFEQLSHYDAFRGELYRDFADPIGVASRTLTEGLFGVYPNLLENKINIKPGFPKDWNSAELKLPDWDYQFTRTSKKTEYSFKSKYQNPVALEMQIPVNYSNIKSVKVNGKKVDWKIKPNSILKPFVQFETLKGKDFKIEINYSGEEIKTEQTDYANYISENLHLKFELKKKIKDVYDPQEVIKNRKDNQFNLVKEERKGTFFVQVEQNGTTWWQPVNVDIRFPLEAKWVNNKLQVQSKSSNNIDGKLTVNGLNKTFTLQKNQNTNIEIPSNYLSKGTNSIELDYNGIKQNIEITDWEIENQGQFNNISLASKYNEKVTDIFNQKYLSPRLEVPTLQLPWQGIGNWCYPLITSQIDDSGLMSKRKNGKVDFLGIPFLIDKTDKNIAFVSQWDNYSDSLEIPVSGKGKKIYFLMAGSTNPMQSQIVNGKITVQYVDGSTTKLELKNPKNWWPIEQDLFDDNFAFEIPDDKIPYRVKLKTGELYKGGTLDQYSSIKGFTDRQVDGGAATILDLPINPNKELKSIKLTAVCNDVVIGMMSATVLK
- a CDS encoding MarR family winged helix-turn-helix transcriptional regulator, coding for MQTDFIIDLLMQVKEFENSHCYKPNSSVEDFRMWLNDKKYTEECPTKLFKNENHQVSFTENEICKQVLLLGRYSKLLIRKGLSDFPDLANEEFTYLYRLKDEPYLTKIQLIEKNGHEKQTGTQIIKRLLEARLLEEKNDDEDKRSKRLNLTERGKEMFHESVNNINQTSKILSGTLNDHEKNELLNILKKLNEFHAHVYTDYKNSDIFEIGKTLNCK
- a CDS encoding SDR family NAD(P)-dependent oxidoreductase, with product MKNIVIIGCGQGIGFASAKLLSKNNKVIGVSKTENTEVNELDIDFHQMDILTGNIDEIQFPEVVDGLVYAPGSINLKPFNRLSEDDFKNDFEINVLGAVKIIQKLLPNLKKSGSASIVLFSSVAAKLGMPFHASISASKSAVEGLTKSLAAELSSQKIRVNAIAPSLTDTNLASQLLSTPEKREASGKRHPLQRVGSPEEMAKMVEFLLSENSSWMTGQIIGIDGGMGNTKL
- a CDS encoding TIGR03643 family protein, giving the protein MKTEFNFEQKYRIIEMAWEDRTPFEAIEYQFKITESEVIELMRKELKPSSFRLWRKRVNSGVSQKHLMKRNPDIERFKCSRQRTISHNKISKR
- a CDS encoding glycoside hydrolase family 28 protein; protein product: MSISVSAQYKPWTSAKQPLKEIKALKKQIKAPKFRKVDYLVTDFGAVGDGKTKNTEAFKKAIEKCSAEGGGRVVVPNGIFLTGAIYLESNVNLHLNDGSTILFSQDSNDYPIVFTRWEGMECMNYSSLIYAYEEENIAITGKGTLDGNADLDNWWFWCGATKYGYNETRPGRQNPARAKLHEYMAQRKPARERIFGDGWYLRPNFVQPYKSKNFYMADVLVKNSPMWNLNPVLCENVLIERVKVISHGPNNDGFDPEACKNVWIKDSYFDTGDDCIAIKSGRDEDGRDIGKPAENHIIENCEMKDGHGGVVIGSEIAGGAKNIYAIGNVMDSKNLDRALRIKTSSSRGGIIENVFFYNTKVGAYKEAAVRFNMHYEKPGNHIPTIRNIWVENLTVDKGGKYAVFSDAYETSPVTDFTMINAKMAGVQIPYKVDYLKNVTLKNVTVNGQPLTELKP
- a CDS encoding cryptochrome/photolyase family protein, with translation MATVKQSTAQLIFPHQLFKDTDYLDKSQPVFLVEEFLFFRQYKFHKQKIAFHRASMKFYEEYLTKEKFTVEYIESTSPLSDVRKLMKHLEKEKFDKILITDVCDNWLEKRIRQTKLELEILDSPLFINTKNDLKEYFEDKITYHQTDFYKQQRISRNILMKAGKPMGDKWTFDTENRKKYPKNKKAPSIHYPENSKFYKEARKYTEKNFGENYGNLSSYQLYPVTFEEAENWFNQFLELRFADFGVYEDSIVEREHFLHHSVLSPLLNIGLLNAEKVLREAIEYAKDFDIPINSLEGFVRQILGWREFVRGIYVYEGTLQRNKNYWKHKNPLPKSFYDAKTKIKPIDSTILKVLETGYAHHIERLMIFANFMNLLKLNPDEVYQWFMEMFIDSYDWVMVPNVYGMSSFSDGGKMSTKPYISGSNYIKKMSDYADGEWTEKWDALFWNFVNENRQFFKSNARLGVMLKTLDKMTDDKKSEHFKIAKQTIKDLK